Genomic window (Leptospira bouyouniensis):
TCTGGTTCCACAGGCAAACCGAAGGGAGTATTACATACAACCGCTGGTTATCTGTTAGGTGCAAATTTAACCTTTGCCACCATTTTTGATTATAAAGATACGGATACCTATTGGTGTACAGCAGACATAGGTTGGATTACAGGTCATAGTTATATTTTGTATGGACCACTTTCCAATGGAGCCACATCTTTAATGTTTGAAGGGGTCCCGAGTTACCCTGACATGGGTCGTTTTTGGGACGTCATTGATAAGTACAAAGTCACTGTGTTTTATACTGCTCCGACTGCCATCCGAGCTCTGATGCGAGAGGGGTTGGAACCGATCAAAAAACGTTCACTCGCATCACTTCGGTTACTCGGATCGGTTGGAGAGCCAATCAATCCGGAAGCGTGGGAATGGTATTATGCCAATATTGGTAAATCCAAATGCCCTATTGTTGATACTTGGTGGCAAACGGAAACGGGATCGATTATGATTTCTGGAATCCCTGGTGCCATCCCACAAAAGCCAGGTTCGGCTAGTTGGCCATTTTACGGCATCAAGCCAGTGTTAGTGGACAATGAAGGTGTGGAGATCAAAGAGAAAGGCGAAATTTCAGGAAATCTCTGTATCGCAAAACCTTGGCCTTCTATGATGCGTGGTGTGTATGGAGATCCAAAACGATTTTTTGACACTTATTTTTCCCAATTCAAAGGATATTATTTTACTGGGGATGGTGCCAATCGTGACAAAGAAGGTTATTTTCGCATCACAGGAAGGGTGGATGATGTTCTCAACGTTTCAGGACACCGCATTGGATCTGCAGAAGTAGAAAGTGCTCTTGTGGAACACAAATCGGTAGCGGAAGCAGCCGTTGTTGGATTCCCACATGACATCAAAGGGCAAGGGATTTATGCCTATGTAACGGTGAAACAAGGTGTTGTCACAAACGACCAATTGAAAAAAGAACTCATTGCGATGGTGGAAAAGGTAATTGGGAAAATTGCAAGGCCCGATGTGATCCACTGGGCGCCAGGCCTTCCGAAAACACGTTCTGGAAAAATCATGCGTAGAATTTTACGTAAGATTGCCAACAACGAATTTGATACGTTAGGTGACATTAGTACACTTGCCGACCCATCCGTTGTTCAATCTTTGATTGATGACAAAAAAAAGTATCACAGTTAGACAAACAATCTATAATTCCTGCGGGAGAGCGGCAAAGGGTCCCATCACTCGCAGGAATTCTGATTCTTCAAATTCCAAATCTCTCTCCTTTAGTTTTTTTCTGTATTCGTTTGTTTTTGCTTCATCTCGGGTTGAAAACCAATAGATAGAAAATAGTAAATACTCTCTGTTTTTACGGTACGTTGCTACATGGTTTTCCAATTCAGTTGCTTTGAGATTTTTTTGGTTTATAAAATCTTTGACAAGAGAATCGATTGCTAATGTGTCGCGGTCTTTTCCGAGATTCGCATAACTTTGGCGGATGAGAAATAAAATTTCTTTTGCATCTGAGTTTGGATCATACTTAAGTAGATTGTAAAAACCTCTACGAAACAAACTCAAAGATTCTAGATACCTTTGTTTCTCTTGCAGAAACACTCCATACCGAGTGAAGTATCTTGTTTCTTTTAAAAATACAGTGGATGTCCAGATGTAAGCTTGTTCTAAAAATTCTGAATTCCGACCCCGCCTTGCTAGGATTAAAGTTTCGTACATCCCTTCTTCTCTTGGAAAATAAACAAGATACCGAAGACTCAAATCATCCGCTTCTTTCCATTTTCTATTTTTAATGTTTTTGAGAAGGCTTGTTTGTAGGGCATCTTTTTCTGATACAAAAGTTTTATCAGATTCGAGAATACTCATATACGATTCGTAATCCGTTTCTAACCCCAATTGCCGAGAAAGGATGGCAGCAAGATACAGTCTGTACTTTGCATTCGGTTTTTGTTCTAAGTAAAATTTGGTAAATTGAAGCGCTTCTCTTGGTTTTTTTTCTTTTTCATAAAAATCAGCAATGAATAAAACCAGATCCAATTGGTCTTTTTTCCGTTTGATGGATTCTTCGTAAGCATGAATTC
Coding sequences:
- the acs gene encoding acetate--CoA ligase encodes the protein MPKERIVAPSKEFAKLANVSLKEYKAKYKESIEKPEKFWAEQAKRLTWFKKWTKVLKHDFAKAKVEWFVGGKLNVSYNCLDRHLNSPLKNKAALIWEGDNPDESKVLTYHDLHREVNHFANVLKKFKVKKGDRVLIYLPMVPELAIATLACTRIGAVHSVVFGGFSPEALLGRIEDCKPTLVITADGGYRGGKPIELKKNVDAALAETKFKVNDVIVVKRTGDEGNLNWKEGRDHWYHYLMKDPEVKKDCPAVPMDSEDPLFILYTSGSTGKPKGVLHTTAGYLLGANLTFATIFDYKDTDTYWCTADIGWITGHSYILYGPLSNGATSLMFEGVPSYPDMGRFWDVIDKYKVTVFYTAPTAIRALMREGLEPIKKRSLASLRLLGSVGEPINPEAWEWYYANIGKSKCPIVDTWWQTETGSIMISGIPGAIPQKPGSASWPFYGIKPVLVDNEGVEIKEKGEISGNLCIAKPWPSMMRGVYGDPKRFFDTYFSQFKGYYFTGDGANRDKEGYFRITGRVDDVLNVSGHRIGSAEVESALVEHKSVAEAAVVGFPHDIKGQGIYAYVTVKQGVVTNDQLKKELIAMVEKVIGKIARPDVIHWAPGLPKTRSGKIMRRILRKIANNEFDTLGDISTLADPSVVQSLIDDKKKYHS
- a CDS encoding tetratricopeptide repeat protein, with the translated sequence MAEDKITQETPAKAFDFLIKAKELNPDPDYRYYNLSAEAHMKLGQVYDGIHAYEESIKRKKDQLDLVLFIADFYEKEKKPREALQFTKFYLEQKPNAKYRLYLAAILSRQLGLETDYESYMSILESDKTFVSEKDALQTSLLKNIKNRKWKEADDLSLRYLVYFPREEGMYETLILARRGRNSEFLEQAYIWTSTVFLKETRYFTRYGVFLQEKQRYLESLSLFRRGFYNLLKYDPNSDAKEILFLIRQSYANLGKDRDTLAIDSLVKDFINQKNLKATELENHVATYRKNREYLLFSIYWFSTRDEAKTNEYRKKLKERDLEFEESEFLRVMGPFAALPQEL